A segment of the Candidatus Protochlamydia naegleriophila genome:
TCAATCCCTTAGCTGCCGACTGAGCTTGCGTCTTAGCAGCTTGTGCTATATTGCCAGCCGTGTCTGTAGCTGTGCTGGCGGCAGCCTTGGCGCCGGCTCCGGAAGCGGCTCCTGCGACAACCACAGCAGCCATGACGACAACCATCTGAATGACCGTGACTGCAATTTCAACATTTTTAATGGTCTCTTTATCGACTCCAGAAGCCTTTAAGATGGAGCTTATAAGGTCTGGAACTACTTTGGTTGCCATCAAAAGTTGGGCTGCCAGCATGAGAGTAATTTGCAAGGCTCCTTGCATGAGAGATTTCATGATGGCCATTAAAGCCGCTTGTACAGTGGAACTGGCTACGGCAGCGGGTCCTGAACCCGTAACGAAGCTTGCTACAATGAGCAAAATAGCGATGGCTGCCAATGCAGCGACAGCAGCGATAACAATCGTTGCTTTGACCAGATTGACTGCCCAATCAGGAGCATCGGGGGGTAGCATAGAGCGCACGGTTTTATCGAACAGCTTGACTGCCTTCTGGGTGACATCCATGGTGCTGTCCATAACAGAATAAGTCAAAAGGGCTGCTCCAATGGCCGCTGAAATTGATACACCAGCTATAATGACGGCTATACCGGCAGCTGTACCAATACCAAAAGTACCAACTGCGATACCAATTCCGACAATTAGCGATACAATAGTCGAAATCACCATAGCAATCGCTGAAATGACAGGCACGAGGACCTTCATGACTTTACCCATGTCGCCCATCGACCGTTGCTTTTTTTGCAGGTCATCCATTTTTTTTGACTGTTCGTCTGCCCGCAAACGCCTGTCGGCCAATTGGTCCAGTTTGGCATTCGAATTCTCTTTTGTTTTTTCGGCATCCTTGATTTGAATTTCCCTTAAAGTGGCTTTAAGATCTCGAATGGCTTGTCCGATTACTTTAAGGAATTCTGTCAAGGCAACCCGGTTGGGGTCGTTTGGCGGTAGACTATCCATGAATGTTTTAGCGGTGTCTTGCGTTTCGGTAAATAGCTGCTCTGAGTTGCTCAACATTGCATTCATTTTGGCTTCAGAGACCTTTGCCGGAGTGATAATTCCTACGTTGATCGGTTTCCAGTCGTCAACGCTTTCCGATCCCTTAAACCATGTGCTTGACAAGCCAAAAGCCTGCTGGGTTTCGGCTCGGGCTTCGGCTGTTAATTCGAGGTAGAGATCGGCTATTTCAGGAGCCACCTTGCCTGTCTTAATGGCCTCTATGAGCATGGCCGTTTCTTCGGCGTTCCCCGTAATAAGATTGGATTCGATATAATTCGTGGCTTTGTCCAGAAGCGTTTGGTCGTAATATTCATTGATTTGGCCTTGTTTCTCTGCGCTGTAAGGCTGGATGGGGGCAGGAGTCCAGTCATTGGCTAGCTTAGAGGTAATGGTCCAAGTTTTAGGCAGATTGCCTTCTTCTTGCGTTGTTGCAGTTGCCTTGTCCCCGATTGTTTTGGCAAGGAATGCAAGCGCTGGATCGGCCGGCATTGTTCCGTTCATGATGGCTTCAAAGACGGCTTTTTTTTGTTCTGTGGAGAGTGGAGGGGATAAAGGTAGCTCTTGTAGCTGTTTTGTCACATTTTGTGCAAAAAAATCTGTGACCATCTTTTGCTCAACTTCCCCATAGGGCTGCTGTTGAGTAAAATCTTGGGTATCGGCATTTGGTTGCGGCAAGGTTGGCGATTGAGCGGGTGATGGATAGGCCGGCAAAGTAACAAAATGCAGGGGAGTAAATGTAAAATCGCCGATTGTATCTTGCACATCTTCGTAGGCTTGTGTGCCTATAGTGCCTATTCCTTGTGGGGTTGACGCTTTATCGGTTTTGTCGCTTGTAAGGGTAAAGTTAAAGGCAAAATCGCCAGTCGTTGCTGTGCTGCTAAAGTCGCTATTAATTGGCATATTTACCTCAAATACTCGGCTGACTGAACAGCCGAGAGTTTTAATAATTCATCATTAGACTTACCTTGTGTGCTAATGACGTTTAGCAATGAGCGAGGCGTTAAGTTTAAATCTCTTCTTCCTCCATTGTCACAGGAGTGGAAGGCAGATTTTGCTGTTTTAAGCTTTCTAAACTCATCGTCGCGCGCTCTTTAATTTTGGCAAATTCAGGTCTGTTCTCTGATTTGTCAATGGCTAGTTGCAAGCACAGCATCGCTGAGAGATAGTCCTTCATTTGAATGAAACAATCAGATGAATGGTAATAGGGAATGGGAGTATTGGGATCTATTGTGCTGCACATCGTATAAGTCTGAATGGCATTTTTATACTCTTTTAACATGTGAAAGCAAGCGGCAAGGCCTAGAGTATACTTAGGCTCCGTCACGTTCATCATAATCAAGATGCGGAATAGATGAGTGGCTTCGATGTATTTGCCTGTATTGTAAAGCCGGTACGCTTGCGCATAAATGCTTTCCAATACATTGCTATTGACTCCCATCGCATCTTTTGGAGTCATTCCATCTTTGAACATGCGGTTCATGATGTCGCTGTAGGCTTTTTGAAATTTTTCATCTTCTTGAAAGGATGAATCTAAGGCTTCTTTTTTCATTTGACCTTTTGTTCCCCGAGAACCTTTCATAGCTGCCTCCTTCTAATTCTTGTCATCATTATTTCTTTATTCAAATGAAAAAGTCCTTTAAACGTCTGTAAAGCTAGCATAAACATCCATTCATAGAAGCTGTCTTGGGTTAGGTGTTTGAAGTCTGCTTGCTCCTTTTTTATTCCTGTTAACGCAATATGGTGCTCAAAAGCGTGGTCATCTGCTGAATAAAAGTAGATGCCATGTCGGTTTGTTGGTTAACAGCATCGTTTGTAGCATTAACGTTTGATTGTAATTTTTTAGCATTATCCTCTTGAATACCTCTGAGAGATCTCATGTTGTCGGTTAAAATACCATTGAAAGAGGAGTTTAAGTCGTTACGGGTTTGTCCAGCTTCAGTACTACTTTTTCCCAAAGGATTACTTCCGTCTTTTAAAAAGACGGGAATTTGGGTTTGCAAGGCAGTGTAAACGTTTTGATACTTGGTCAGATACGTTAGGCGGTTGGCCTGTGCAATACCCACGTCTTGCAAGGTTTTAATAATCGAGATGAGAAGGAGGATGATGCGGTTGAGAACCAGCGCTTTTTCTGAACTATTCCCGGCAAGTGAAGAGCCGACAAGCTCCAGATTCATGTTAATGCCATTTTCATTGCGGATGGCTGCGACCCAGTCAGCTAACATTTGGCTGGGCATAAAATAGCCTTTTGAGTTCATCTGCTCTTGATAAAACTGATTTAATCTGGCCTTAAAGGCACTAATAGAAGTGTCTTTGGCATAGGCGTTGTAGATGGCTTGATAGGTTGTCAGATTTTGGAAGACGGGAAGCGCAGAGGGCGATGGATCAACCAATAAACTAATATTGGATAAGTATTGATGCCATTGCGTGAGGAAGCTTTTTAAAAAGCCCAAATCGCCAGAAAGCGTAGAGGCTGGATACTGGTACTTGCTCAAGAAGTCTGCAAAAGCCTTCATGAAGGGATTATTAGAGTTCGTACTGAAAAAGTTGACAGGAGGTGAAGCTGCAGGTTGGGTTGTTAAAATCTGCCAATCGCCTCCAGTGACATTGCCGCTACTGTCAATTTGAATATTCAGTGCCGCTGCAAACTCTTGCACTAAGCCCTGGTAAAGCCCATCGTTTTGCCCTATTCCCAGTGCGGTATAAAGACCGGACTGGAAGCTTGCAAAATTAGTAAAGCTTTTAGATGGTCCAGTAGGTCCTGGAATATTAGGTATGCTATAGCCTGATAAAAATTGATTAAAGCGCTCTGCCTGTGTTCTGGCAGACAATGAGGTATTCGCAGCATAGAGATAAAAAGGAATCGCACTATCTGGCAATGCACTTAAATTGTTATCGCTATAAAAACTTGCAGGATAGTAAGGCAGGGGAATTTCATTCCCCAGAATAGCATTCGGTATGTACTGCAAACCATTTAAAAAACTCGTCTGATGAAAACCATCATCGAAGGTTATATTGTCAGTCATAGTTTTCTCCGTGAAATACTTGAGAGGTGAAATAGCACTTAATTATCTATAACAGCCCCCAAGGCTTAAACCATAATTTTTTGTTCTTTTGCAAAAAACATGCCAGTGTGCTTAACGGGCAATTCCTTGCGCCAATTTTTCCACGATTTGGGTCACTTTTTGCAAAACAGTTGCGGCTGATTGGTAGAACTGCTGGAAAACGAATTGGTAATTGCGCACATTTTCCTTCTCTGTATCATTCAACGATTGCGCTGCTTTGATCGCTTGCGTGATGCGGTCTTGAATTGCTCCTGCGTCATTTGATGAGCCGGCCCCTGCCTTTTGATCCTGATTATCTATGATCCACTTAGAAACAGCCGCCTTAAGTTGGGCTGGACTAGATGTTGCCGTCAGGTTTTTAAAGGCGTTGCTGATGTCGTTACACACCTTATAAATAAAATTGGCAAGCGTTCCTTCTACAGAGCGCGAGTTCTCTGGAGAAATGAGTTCCAAATCGAGCAAGCGTTGATAGAGTTTTTGTTTGGCGGCCAATAATTCAGTTGCTGCCGTGCTTGTGGGGGTCGCTGTTGGAAAGACTTGGCGGAACTGGGCGCTGGCTACAACTTTGTAAACTCTCGTGTAGTACTCGAGTGTTAAGTTTTGAGTACTGCTACTTTTTCCGCTCCCTGATGATGAGCTCCAATCGGCTGTCAAAACGCTGTTCATGATGTTAGAAGCACCGACGAACTTGGCCATTTCGGCGCTAAAGGTCGTATTCGGATTATTAGCAGCAGTATTCAGTGCTGCGTTCCGGCTGGTATTATAGGAATTGGTGAAATTTCTCATCTGACCGACGAGTCCATTCATATCAGAATCAGCTTTTCCACTCGTAATTTGGTTGAATACGTTTTGGATTTGAGCAACCGCTGCCGAAGGAATTTGGTTATCGTTGCCGGGAGGAAAAGCAAAGTCGCCTCTGTTGGTCACGGTAATCTGGTTGGAAATTCCTTGAATGATTGTCAACGAATCCAGGATCCCTTGCGTCGTTTTCAAACTCTGTTCGAGATTTTTGAACTTAATGGCGAGCAAATCGTTACCCTGTTTGACGTATTCGAGCTCCACCATGCTCTGTAAGGTCCGAGTTGAACTTGTCGACACGCTTCCGGCTGCATTCATGATTTGCTGAACGCCGAATCCCGCCAGGCTTTGCCAGCTCTCTAATAGGGGGACCTTATCGGCAGCTTGATAAGAGGTATCCAACATGATACCGCCAGCCTTCAAAGACTTGAGAACAAACTCCAAGTTGGTCGCCATTTCGGATGTCATGTAAAACGTCAAAGGAGGATTGCCATCCGTTACCCCGTTTTTAGCCAAATCGCGCAATTGATTGAGTGCATTGATCAATTTGTCAAAATCGGCAGCTGAAAGGGGGGTAGAACTCGCATCTGAATTGCTACTGCGCCGATTAAAGATCTCATTCAAAATGGCAATATTATCCAGATACTTTTTTAAAACGGATCCGCTCGTGTACTCTGCTCGGTTCGAGGGGACCGTTCCAATTCCATCAATAGTTAAATCCATACCATACTCCTTAAAATTCTTAACGGCTTCGACCTGAAAGCGTTCGGAAGGAGAGGCAAAATATCAAGCCAGTAGCTACCTTTCGAAGAGTTAAAGTCGTTGAAAATGATTAAAATCCTCTTAATAATATTATATTAATTAAATTTTAAATATCAACCCTCTGTTATTGCTTTTTAAAATTATTGTTTAGTTATTCCACGATTAATTTTATCAAAAATATTTCCTAATACTTGAAGCATGCTGGCTGCTGATTTATAAAATTCTTGGAAAATAAATAGGTATCTGCGTACATCTTCGCGTTGCCCCTCCTCCAAGTTTTGTCCGGTTTTGAGGGCGGTGGAGATGCGATCTTGAATTTGCCCGGCAGTTCCTTGTCCTCCCGTTTCATCGATTCTTTGATCTTGGCTATCCATGATCCACTTCTTGACAGCGGAAAACAGCTGATTTTGCAAATTGGGATTGCCGGTCATTGCAATGCCGGAAAAGGCGGCGCTAATATCTTTGATGACTTGAAAGACTGCATTGGCAAGCGTGCCGCTGGCATTGCGATTGTTTGTAGGGCTAGTCCCTTCGAGAGCTAGGAGCTGATTCCATAGTTTTTGTTTCGCGTTGAGCAGTTGCTCTGCGGCATTGGCAACGGGAACGGCGGAAGGAAAAATTTGGTTGAAGTAAGCGCTCGCAGCTTGCTTATAAGCTTTTTTATAGGCATCCAGGTCGTTAGTTGGGTTGGGCAGAGAGAATTCGGGAAACTTATTGGATACTTGGATCTGGTTGGAGATATTTTGGATAGCTGTCAGAGACTGCAAAATTTGTTGGGACAAACTTAATGCGTCTTGCAAGTAGCCGAGTTTTCCAGCCATTTGCTCGTTGGCGACTCCAATGTATTCGAGCTGCAGCATGCTTTGCAACGTTCGCCCGGGCGAGGCGGCGACAGTGAGATCCGAGACGATACCTGTCCCTGGATTTGTAATTTTGACTGTATATTGTGAAGCCGTTAATTGAAGACCTAAGGCTGCATTTAAAGGGCCCAGTACATCAATTTGAAAATTGGTCAGATACTGCCAATTTTGAAGAGTCGCAACCTTATCGGCAGTCGAAAGAGGGGGAGCATTCGGATCAGGAGGAATGTTGACGATCGCTAGAGTCCGCATGATGTCATTTAAATGAGTGACCATGTCCTGATTCATGAAGCTCTTAAATGTCTCGACACCATTGGTATCGGTCGCACCATTTTTAGCCAAATCTTTAAGACTTGCGATTTGGTTTAAAATGATATCGTAATCGGTCGCTGTCAGGGTAGAGGGATCTTTTGTAAAAATGTTTTTCAGAGGAATAATCAGATCCGTGTATTTTTGCAATACATTGAGACTGTAATATTCCGTGAGGCTGACAGAGGCGGCTCCTATTCCTATAATGGCCACTTCCATACATTCACTCCTTTTGATTGACTCTTATCCGATCGATGATCATTCAATGGGGCGATCTGATAAAAATCCTTCATGCATAAAATTAATAGGCATCTTTACTAAACAATAATATCGATCGACTTTTTCCAATTCGAAGGTTCATGTCCTGCATACATAATACCGGTACCCGCCGAGTAAATGAGCGAATAGGCGGGATCCATGACCTTAAGGGAAAAGGCGTAAAAGTCTTTGCTTGTCACAATCGTTTCTTTAAACGCTTCTGTTGTCGCTTCGGCATATTCTTCATTTTGATCGAGCTTCAAATGATAAATTTGGTTGCTGACAGTGTTGACTAATGATAAAGGCGATTTTAATTGCGCTTCATCACGAGGATCCGGATTAGGTGTACCAAAAAGAGTTTGAGCAATTTCTTCGGTGATTTGTTTTGCGAGCTGAGTTCCAAGTTGAGGAACCAATAGTTCGGCAGCCCTTCGTTCTAAAATGGCAACTAGTTGTGCTTGAGTCAATGGGGTAAATGGTGCTGGCGGTACACTTGGCGTGGTATCATCAACTGGCTGTCCGTTATTGTTAGTTTGTGGGGTGGAAGTGTTAGTTCGGGTGGTTGAAGTGGTGCTGGTAGGGATGGTTACGTTATCTGCTGACCGTGTATCTGTATTGACTGGATCTGCTGACCGTGTGTCTGTATTGACTGGTTGCGATGGACGATTGACATTGGATTGAGAAGGTTGTTGAGGAATGGATTGAGAGGGTTGTTGAGGAATGGTCGGATTTGGGGATGGTGCAACATTGACGTTACTTGGAGGTGGTACAACATTGGCGTTATTGGTTAACTCTGGGGGTTGCAAGGAGCTATTTTGAGCAGAGGTTAGGATGATATCGCGCAAAACCTCATCGGCAACCACTGAACGCACATTTAGGTCTTGTAAATTGGATTGTAGGTCGGCTCTGAATTGGGTAACTGATGTCGATTGATTTCCCAGATCTTCAAATGTGCGAGAGACGACTTCTCTTGCAATGGCGTCGGCACGGGCTAGGTCAAAGGCTCTTGAGTCAGATAAAATTAAGCTCGCCTTGATCGAGTCGACTAAGAGTTGCTGGTTGATGCTATCTTGAGCAATTGATGTAGAAGAAGGTGTCAAAAGGTTTTGATTGACAAGAGAGACTCCAAGATCAGCCAAGAAGGCTGCCTCATCCTGTGAAAAGCCCTGTGCAATAAAGTTGGCTTGCAGCTGAGCTTGCAAATCGGTGTTGTTTAGTTGAGAGGTAGCGGACGCTTGGCCTAAGATGGCAGCGGCTAATTCTGGTGGCAATAGAGGTAGCAATAACTGGGCCGATAGCCCAGGTAATCCCAAGGAGGATTCCAGTAATTTTGTGGAAACAAGTAATAATCCCAAATTAATAGTTGCTGTTAAGGCTTCTAAGTCGGCTGGACTTAAATTCTGCAAGGCAGGAATACCATTCAGGAAGGTTTGCAATGCATCAGTCGTAAGCCCTTGGCCAGCCAATTCTTGAACGCGATTGGCAAATGAAAGCGCGAACAGTAAGCTTAAAGCGGGACTATCGGGGGGCAATGAAGAGAGTACGGATAAAACAGGAGCCAGGCTTGGCAATAAGGCGTCTAAGCTATTTCTTCCGATGAGTCCAAGCGATAAAACGAGGACTTGATTAGCCACCTCTGCGATTTGATCCTCGGTCAAGTTTAAGTTAAGATTGCGAATGGATTGGGCTAAAGCGGCTTGCCCTAAAATAGCTGTGATATGGGGATTGTCCAGGCCAATCGATTGAATGGCTAATGTACCCGCTCCTTGCGTATTGTTAGACGCAATGGGTTGTGCAATGTCGATGATCGTGTTTGGAATGACTTTACGACTCAACGGTTTAAAGTTTAAAAGAGGATCGGGAGTGTAATCAACATTCGGATTAAAAATGCTCAGAATTCTCAAAAAAC
Coding sequences within it:
- the sctE gene encoding type III secretion system translocon subunit SctE — its product is MPINSDFSSTATTGDFAFNFTLTSDKTDKASTPQGIGTIGTQAYEDVQDTIGDFTFTPLHFVTLPAYPSPAQSPTLPQPNADTQDFTQQQPYGEVEQKMVTDFFAQNVTKQLQELPLSPPLSTEQKKAVFEAIMNGTMPADPALAFLAKTIGDKATATTQEEGNLPKTWTITSKLANDWTPAPIQPYSAEKQGQINEYYDQTLLDKATNYIESNLITGNAEETAMLIEAIKTGKVAPEIADLYLELTAEARAETQQAFGLSSTWFKGSESVDDWKPINVGIITPAKVSEAKMNAMLSNSEQLFTETQDTAKTFMDSLPPNDPNRVALTEFLKVIGQAIRDLKATLREIQIKDAEKTKENSNAKLDQLADRRLRADEQSKKMDDLQKKQRSMGDMGKVMKVLVPVISAIAMVISTIVSLIVGIGIAVGTFGIGTAAGIAVIIAGVSISAAIGAALLTYSVMDSTMDVTQKAVKLFDKTVRSMLPPDAPDWAVNLVKATIVIAAVAALAAIAILLIVASFVTGSGPAAVASSTVQAALMAIMKSLMQGALQITLMLAAQLLMATKVVPDLISSILKASGVDKETIKNVEIAVTVIQMVVVMAAVVVAGAASGAGAKAAASTATDTAGNIAQAAKTQAQSAAKGLMDLILEPIKNLINSIKEMGNIFSELKGVAKTLVEDGLKAAMKEFLMMVKDRAPDLVNAMAKSLPLGTQMVGGFVTGAYQVQASKLTKDVGELKSLEESIEGMIQALEKLLKNIQSGMAGRDDFIAQLQQLYLQIYNSATKSQANLFNAVQG
- a CDS encoding SycD/LcrH family type III secretion system chaperone codes for the protein MKGSRGTKGQMKKEALDSSFQEDEKFQKAYSDIMNRMFKDGMTPKDAMGVNSNVLESIYAQAYRLYNTGKYIEATHLFRILIMMNVTEPKYTLGLAACFHMLKEYKNAIQTYTMCSTIDPNTPIPYYHSSDCFIQMKDYLSAMLCLQLAIDKSENRPEFAKIKERATMSLESLKQQNLPSTPVTMEEEEI